GCCATTGGTACTCCAGGGTGGTTCCAGACCCCCAAGAGAGTCTACTGTGaccttcctttaaaaaagaaagaaaaaaaactttttttttctttttaagaaggaTACCTAAGGAGTAATTTGGCCATCAGTTTCATCCCCATCAGCACATCCCATCAGGCCTCCCTCCTCAGCCCCGTTGCTATCGTCGAGTAGCTATATTCCTCAGCCAGGGCCTCGGGGTTGGGCACTCCCTCCACCTACCGCCCACCCAAATCCGCTTGCTCGGTAGTCTTTGAGCTTCCTTCACTCCATAACCATGATACCTAGGgatctttttcttcaggattgatGCAGTTGCTGAGTTAGCATTAAGCACTAACAACATTAGGGGTTCTCCCAAGCCCTGCAGTCCTTCAGGCATTGCATCCTGAGCAGATTGAGGCAAGCAGGCCAGGAATCCAAGACCTAAGGGATCCTTCCCTTGTGACCAGAGCATGGCTGTGTCTGTGCAGTAAGGGTTGATTACTTGCTGTGCATCCCTTGGCGTTTCCCAGTGATTTCACTCCAGACTGCTCTGCAAGGATGTGCAGTGTGTGCCAGCAGCAGCATGCTTTCATGTCTGCCTTAATTAACATACTCCTGCCATTTGGGGTCTGTCTAGGAGGAAACGGTCTAGGAAGGTACAAAGTCAGGTGATGAGGTTGGTCTCCAGTTAAAGCCCCATTTTATTTTGGGATATAGGGCAACGGAAGACAGCAGGAGCCTGAGTTTTTCAGTAAGAAGTGTTGATTGCCTGTTCGTTCTCAGTGAACTCCAAGTTCTTAGAAACAGCCCCTGCCATTAGCCAGAAGAGGTGTCCATCGCCTCTAAAGTACCTTCCAACCTGGTTCCCTGGAAATGTACCTTGGGGGTACATATTCAGTGTTGGTTCTCAGCGTTAGTAACCACTTCTGTTGTCAGAAATGAGTGAGGGTAAGGTTATGTCAGAGTGGTTGCTAAAGATCATAGCCTTAACTTTTTTTTATGCAAAAGAGACAACCTGctccccgctccagggagcagcaTGGCCTGCGTTTATGAAAAATAAGTGCTTGCACGGCAGCCTAGAAAGGATCTCCTCTGAGGAACTTGATCTTCTGATGCGTCTTTCCCAAGTCTGCATGCCTCGTGTGTCGCAGTCACCTCttccagtttcatttttaaactagTTTTCACTCCCAGTGAATTTCCCTGACAACATTTTCTCCAGGGTCAGAGCCATGTTAGGGCTACAATTTCTCAGATCGGGAGCTTGCATTGTCATACAGCCAACATTGCCTTTGTCAGGCCACTGCCACCAATCCACCGTTGCCCCAAGGTGGGCAGGTGAATTCCAGAAACCCTTAGGGAGCCAGGATCACTTGGCACCCCATCTGGATTGGCCTGAGCAGCAGGTACTTGTCTCTGGGGTTCTTGCTTTTGCCAACTTCAGGGCTCCAGGAAGGTCCCATCTAGAGGTTGATGGCCAGTGACTCCCAGTCTTCCCCAGGATGGGTTGGTAGGAATCAAAATGGGATGCCTGTGGTTTGGTTTTCttgggtgtttgtttgttttcgatgggggaggggagtgatTTTGTTTCTgaataagaaaaagaggaaaccGTGGCTCTTTTGAGGGTTTGTGGTTTTAAGCAGTGTTTTAGCCACAAATAAGAAATCTTGGAAGTCTTTGATCAATTAAGCagtcttaaaatgtttttcctaATTCCTTTTGCAGGTGACTGAGTGCAAAAGAATAGTCTCCATTGTATTGAAAATAGTAAGTAGGTTACCTGGATATAGACAGTAGTAGTTGACATATTTTCTCAAAAAGCGACCAGGAAGTCCACTCCAGAGTTTGTTTGTAGCTCAGCTTGTATTACAAAGGAAAAAGTGAACGCGTACTCCATATATTTCTAGTTTGATTACCAAACTCAGTGTTATAAAGAAACCTCAGTTCTGTGGACagaatttattttgttacttttcttttttacttctcaCAATCATCTTTCCAGTGCCATCACCACCTTCAAAGCAGAGGGTTATCCATGGTAAGAAATGGGGATGCAGTGCAGTCGTCCCAGTAACACACACAAGAGGACAGCTATCCTGATTGCCCCTTCCCCGCAAATCCCCTCTTTCAGAGCAGGTGAGACATTTTCAGTGTTCCTCTTTATGAGCTCCAGACCAAATCCCAGGCCAGCCCTTAACACCGAAAGCTTTTTTAAGAGGCTTATCAATCTGTTAGGAATGTCTCAGGAAGATGAGCCATTTctttggcggggtgggggtgggtgttaCGGGGGACTGTATCTACAGATGGGTGTGTGTGGTTGCAtttgtatgcgtgtgtgtgtgtgtctgtgtgtgcacatgcgtgcCAGCACTCATCTGTATGCATTTCACTTCTGTAAGGCcgactggcccgaggcaggggaacgcaatcagattcacaggttgcatcagacctaaactctccggaccacccagttccagaaactgacctggagactttccggaccacccagttccaggaactgacctggggacctTCCACCCGGtccagccttcccgcctttcgaggggcgggactagcggtcccaagactggtgtaaccggcaccagatactgccacgatacccgaagagaccaccaaataaggaataccctgcgccctcccagattcaccacacccctttcccttcttcccctataaaatcttgcccaaccctcacccgggtgcgacttctctggcccctttctctcggaccagtgaacctcgcccgggagcgccccctaataaagctcacttgaagctttcctctgtttcgcggTGCCGtctgttaagatccgaccttacattTGGTGCCGAAACCCGGGAGGGGTACCAAGCCCCGCGGGTTACCGCGCGGgccgctcctcccctcccccaggagacaACTAGGAAACCTCTACTCATCTACCCGATCCGGCAGAAAACGGCTTAAGTCCTCTGCTTTGTTCCCTCTGAACCCCAGAGTCCCTACCCACCGGACTCCCTGTCCCTAATCGCGGTCGCGTGAGGGACTCCTCCGTCCTCTCTCCGGGCCTCGGGCAACTGTGGAGATGTCCCAATCGCCTGACCGCCCTCCGACCTGCCGTGAATTGGAGACTGAGACCAGGgatgcctctctccctctccactcagggacagactgggggtcatgggaacctcacaATCGAAACCAGATTCTAAGACGCCCCTGGGGTGTCTCCTAGTCAATTTTACAGCCCTCGGTTTCTCCCAAGATCTCCGTTGCCGACGGcttattttctattccactgtGGCCTGGCCACAATATCCTCTAGACAATCCAAATGGCCTCCTGAAGGGACTTTTGATTTTAACATCCTCCGTGATCTAGATAATTACTGCCGCAGGACTGGCAAATGATCCGAGGTCCCCTATGTTCAGGCCTTCTGGTATTTACGCTCCCGCCCTTCCCTCTGCGTCGATTGTTCCACTTCCCAGATCCTTCTTGCCAGACAGACATCTCCTACATCCAAGCCCCTAATTTCCTTTGACAATGACCCCTCTCCACTAGCCGACCCACTCGAATCTCTCGCCTCTCCCCGCTCCAGAGCTCCTCTCCAACCTCCACCCTACCCTGAAGCGGTCCCTCCTCCTCCCGAACCCGCTCCGGCCCATCCAACCGCTCCCCCGCCTCCCTCAACGGTTTCTCCTCCCACGCCCCTTGCTTCGCCAATTAGTGCGCATACACGCTCTCACGACTCCCAAGATCCAaatctcctctgccctctgagggaGGTAGCAGGAGCGGAAGGATTAGTTAGAGTTcatgttcccttttccctccaagATCTCTCTCAAGTAGAAAAGCGATTAGGCTCCTTTTCTGCTGACTCTTCCCGCTAACATCAAAGAATTTCGCTACCTCTCTCAAGCTTACGATCTAACCTGGCACGATATCTTTGTGATCCTATCTTCTACTCTGACCCCTGACGAGAGGGAAAGAATTCAAACTGCTGCCCGAAACCATGCAGATCAGGTTCACCTTACCGACAACTCCATGCCTGTCGGAGCGACTGCCTTACCTGGCACTGATCCAGGCTGGACTTATCAGGATGGCCAAGATGGCCGTCGTAAACGTGACCTCATGATCCAATGcctcctggctggcatgcaggctgCAGCTCATAAGGTAgtcaattttgaaaaactaaaagagatAACCCAAGAACCTAATGAAAATCCAGCTATCTTTCTCAATCGCCTTACAGAGGCCTTAACTCTCTACACCCGGCTGGATCCCGACACCCTGGCAGGGGCAGCGGTCCtagccaccttttttttttttttttttgcagtacgcgggcctctcactgctgtggcccctcccgttgcagagcacaggctccggacgtgcaggctcagcggccatggctcatgggcccagccgctctgcggcatgtgggaccctcccgtaccggggcatgaacccgcgtcccctgcatcggcaggcggactctcaaccactgcgccaccagggaagcccccagccaccCATTTTATCACCCAATCAGCCCCGGACATCCGAAAGAAattaaaacgggcagaagacggcCCTCAAAGCCCTATTCGAGATCTGGTAAAGATGGCCTGTAAAGTCTACAATGGCCATGAGGATTTGGCAGAATCCAGCCGACAGGCTCGGATGCACCAGAAGGTGGCCCTCCAAACCCAAGCTCTTGTAGCCGCCCTAAGGCCGACCATCTCCCATGGATCACAGCATCCACGGGGTCCGCAAAAGGCAACCCCACTGGGGGCCTGCTTCAAATGCGGAAAAGAAGGCCACTGGGCTCGCCAATGTCCCAATTCTCGACCTCCTTCTAAGCCCTGTCCCAGCTGCGGGCTAACGGGCCACTGGAAGAGTGACTGCCCTACGACTGGCCCTCCCTCAGCGTCTCcacgcgggggtggggggggcaggccGACCCAACGGCATTACCATTCGAACTGCTGGGATTGGCTGACGACTGACGGCGCCCGGACTCCCAGACCCCCATCACCCTCGCCGAGCCCAGGGTAACGCTACAGGTAGCGGGTAAGTCCATCTCATTTCTGGTGGACACGGGGGCTACCTATTCGGTCCTGCTTACTTATTCTGGGCCAGTTTCTCCTTCCCAGATCTCGGTCATGGGTATTGATGGCAAACCATCCTTCCCACTCCAGACCGGCCACTCCCATGTCATATCGAAGGACTCCcttttattcattccttcttaGTCATACCATCCTGCCCAGTTCCCTTGCTAGGCCGAGATGTCCTTTTCCACTTAGGGGCCTCCCTCCAGCTGGTTAGACTTGACCCTAAGGTCCCCTCCTCCCgactcctgcttcctcttctcggCCTGTCTCTAGAACCCTCCCCCTCCTATCCCCCTCTTCCAATCACACCGGACCCAATCAATCCCCAAGTCTGGGATACTTCTAAGCCCATAATAGCAACACACGATTCCCCCGTCCTCATCCACCTAAAGGACccctccaaatttccatcaaggcCCCAATTTCCGATCTCTGAGACTCACCTTAGGGGCCTACAACCTATTATTACCAGACTCCTAAACCAGGGACTCCTTATCCCCACTGACTCTCCCTGCAACACCCCCATCCTGCCTGTCTGCAAGGCCTCTGGGGATTATCGCCTGGTCCAGGACCTCCGACTAATCAATGAGGCCATAATTCCTCTCCACCAGTAGTACCAAACCCATACACCTTGCTCTCCCATATCCCCCCATCCACAACCCACTTTACGGTTCTGGATCTCAAAGATGCCTTTTTCACTATCCCCCTACATCCcgactcctatttcctcttcgccTTTACCTGGACGGATCCGTATACTCATACTTCCAgtcagctcacctggacagttcTTCCCCAGGGCTTCCGCGACAGTTCTCACCTCTTCGGTCAGGCGCTGGCACGGGACCTCACATCCTGCTCCCTTACCCCCAGCACACTCCTTCAATATGTAGATGACCTTCTCCTTTGTAGCCCATCTCTCAGCCTCTCAAGACAACATACTGCAGATCTCCTCACTTACCTTGGCTCTCGCGGTTATTGGGTCTCCCCAGCCAAGGCTCAGTTATCTGTATCTTCTGTAACCTACCTGGGGCTCCACCTTACCCCTACCACAAAAGGTCTAACAGCCGATCACACCCGGATTATCCGTGAACTCCAGCCTCCGGAAACAGCGGAAcaaattctctcctttttggGCCTTATAGGATTTTTCCAACACTGGATCCCTAACTTTGCTCTCCTCGCTAAACCCTTATATCTAGCTGCTAAAGAAACCCCTCAAggacccctcacctctccttccgccgTTCGACAGGCCTTTCTCACCCTCCGTAACGCTCTGatatcttctcctcccctttctctgcccaacCCAAACCGACCTTTTCACCTTCTTGTGGATGAACGGGCCGGAATAGCCACTGGACTCCTTGCCCAGCCTGTAGGGCCTTCCTACCGCCCCGTGGCTTACCTCTCCAAGCAGCTAGACCCAACCATTCGGGGATGGCAACCATGCCTTCGGGCCCTAGCAGCAGCAGCCGAACTGACCAAACACTCAAACTGACTCTGGCCCAGCCACTAACCGTGTTTTCCTCCCACCGGCTGGTCGACCTCCTAGGCCACAAGTCTCTCTCCCTCCTGGGCCCCTCCCGCATCCAGGAGTTCCACCTACTATTTATTGAAAACCCAGCTATTTCTCTTGATCTCTCCCCCGCCTGCACCCGGCTTCCCTCTGCCTATCTCTGGCACCGGGGGTTTTCCATCCCATTCCTGCCCTCATGTCATAGAAACCTTCAAACCACCAAAAGAGGGACTCTTTGACACCCCTCTTTCAAATCCGGACCGCACTCTCTTTGTGGACGGTAGTTCGATACTCGGTCCTGACGGACGCCGACGGGCAGCCTACGCGGTGATAACTATCTCAACTATTATCGAGGCTAACAGCCTCCCAGAAGGAACGACCTCCCAAAAGCCTGAACTAATCGCACTTACACGAGCCCTTAACCTTTCCAAAGACCAAAGGGTTAACATCTACACAGACTCTAAATATGCCTTTCTCATTGCACACAGCCACTCAGCACTGTGGAGGGAACGCGGATTTCTGACCACTAAGGGATCCCCAGCGGTCAACGCTTCCCTCATTGCAAAACTCCTGGAGGCCCTCCAGCTTCCTAAAGAAGTAGCAATTATCCATTACAGGGGTCATCAACTCCCATCCAACCCAATAGCACAAGGTAACTCGAAGGCTGATTCCGTGGCCCGAGAGCTTACAAAAGGggatcctccagctccattcctATTTTTTACCAGTCCTACCCAACCCACATATACCCCGCACGAGGAAGCTGCCTTACTATCAAAAGGGGCACACAAAGACAACAAAGGATGGATTTTTATAGACAACAAAATTGCCCTACCTCTGGCCCAAGCAGCCGGCCTCCTATCAGACATCCATAAATCCTTACACATTGGTCCAAAAGCAATGTTCCGTTTTTTGGACCCCCTCTTTCATCTGCCAGGACTTAGAGAGGCCATCTCAAAGATTCACATGGCCTGCCAAACCTGCGCATCCGTCTCCCCACAAGGAGGCCTACGGCCCCGAATTCCTACACATCAGATGCGTGGACATCAGCCTGACAGATCGACTTTACCCATATGCCCCGCTGCAAATGCTTCCAATATCTGCTCACTCTCATTGACACCTTTTCAGGTTGGATCGAGGCCTATCCAACAACTCGAGAAATGGCAGACACAGTCGCCACCATCCTGCTTCAGCACATCATCCCCCGATTTGGTCTGCCGGTATCCATTCAGTCGGATAACGGACCCACCTTTGTCTCTCAGGTGGTTCAACAGGTATCCGAGGCTCTCCAGATCACCTGGAAACTCCACATCCCCTACCACCCCCAATCATCCGGTAAGGTTGAATGCGCCAATGGGATCTTAAAAGACCACCTCACCAAACTGTCCCTTTGAGGTCCGTGTCTCATGACCCGACCTGCTTCCTCTAGCCCTTACCCGAATCCGAGCCTCACCTCGGACTCCTACTGGCCTCAGTCCATTTGAACTACTTTACGGCcgccctttcctccttcacgacCTACCAACCCAGAGTCCACCCCTAGCCTCCTACCTTCCCTACCTCTCCCTGCTTCGCCATCTTCTCCGCGAACACGCTGACCGTCATCTACCAACAGTGACTGTCTCTGaaacttcctctctccctctacagCCCGGCGATAGCGTCCTCCTCAAAGAATTACACCCTCAATCTCTCAAGCCACGGTGGACAGGCCCCCATACGGTGATCCTCACAACTCCCATGGCAGCTAAACTCTTGGGACACCCCTCCTGGTACCATGTCTCCCGCCTTAAAATGGCCCCAACTCCAGAGACTTGGACAGCCCTACCGCTGGGTCCCACGAGACTACGGCTTGTCCGTCACCCTGtctctcctcctgctcctcctcctgccACCCAGGACTCACCAGATTTCCCTATGGCGCTTCCATGTCCACGGGACATGGCAAGCTAAAGGTCGGACCCACGCTCGAGTCCTGGGCACGGGAGACTGCCAACCAGATGGGTGCCAGGCCCTGGTAACAGTCCAGATCCCCATCTCTAACATAGAAGGTGTTCTCCTGGGATGGTCCACCCCCGCTGTCTGCTTCACTTACGATCAGACCTGAGACTACTGTCAATGGTGGGATGAGACCTATGGAGGGTGCCCCCATCACTCATGTAACATCCATGTGGCAAAACTAGATACCAGGAGCTCGCTCCGACAATCCCACCTGCTCACCACAAATGGCAAGGGTCAATTATTCATCAACATCAAAGATCCCTGGGACACAAGATGGGTAAAAGGGGTACAAGGAAAAATCTACTGATGGGCAACTGATGCCTACCCCGTGGGCTCTATCAGGGTCTTTCGCTCATATATCAGTTTGATTCCCAAAGTTATCCAACAGTTGAGAGAACAAGCCACTGCCATCCAGGAAACAGAACAAGCCCTAAGACACCAACTACCTCACCCCGAACACAAAGAGGATCCTTTTTCTTGATTGACCCTCGACCGTCAAGCAGTACAGATACTCAACCACACAGGAATAGGTAACATCTCCGACTGCCTTCTATGTGCCTCGCTTGGCCGGCCACCCTTGGCTGCTGTCCCACTTGACCAGCCCTTCAATTCTACTTCCTACACCTCCCAAAACCCACTTTTTTCCCAGTTAAAAGTCCCCATATTCCTTGATTCAAAAAATCTCACCATCTGTTACGGCAGCCGCCCAAATCTAGCTGATACTGGGTTTCTTTGCAACTCATCCCTCACGGTAAACACATCAATTGAAGCACCACCAGGCATGTTTTTGTGGTGCAATGGTTCCCTCACAAAAGAGATcaattcttcctcccccttcccatgtatCCCCGTTACTCTTGTCCCACAACTCACACTGTATAGCCAAGACGAATTTTCCTCGCTAATCACGCCGCCCTTTACCCGACAGAAAAGagctatctttcttcctctggtcgcAGGCATCTCTCTCGCCTCCTCCCTGGTCGCTGCAGGcctcgggggcggggggggggagctCTAACACATAGTGCTTCAACATCCCGCGACTTAGAACATAAACTCCAGCTAGCCATTGAAGACTCCGccgcctccatctcctctctccagcGCCAAATCACCTCCATAGCCCGAGTCGCTCTCCAGAATCGACGAGCCCTGGATCTCCTGATGGCCGACAAAGGAGGTACCTGCCTCTTCCTACAGGAGGAATGCTGCTATTACATCAATGAAACAGGACTCTTCGAAGACAACGTAAACGCCCTCCATCGCTTAAGAGAAGAACTCCAACGCAAACA
This sequence is a window from Mesoplodon densirostris isolate mMesDen1 chromosome 4, mMesDen1 primary haplotype, whole genome shotgun sequence. Protein-coding genes within it:
- the LOC132488699 gene encoding uncharacterized protein LOC132488699 isoform X1; the protein is MACQTCASVSPQGGLRPRIPTHQMRGHQPDRSTLPICPAANASNICSLSLTPFQVGSRPIQQLEKWQTQSPPSCFSTSSPDLVCRYPFSRITDPPLSLRWFNRYPRLSRSPGNSTSPTTPNHPPGDSVLLKELHPQSLKPRWTGPHTVILTTPMAAKLLGHPSWYHVSRLKMAPTPETWTALPLGPTRLRLVRHPVSPPAPPPATQDSPDFPMALPCPRDMAS
- the LOC132488699 gene encoding uncharacterized protein LOC132488699 isoform X2; translation: MPRCKCFQYLLTLIDTFSGWIEAYPTTREMADTVATILLQHIIPRFGLPVSIQSDNGPTFVSQVVQQPGDSVLLKELHPQSLKPRWTGPHTVILTTPMAAKLLGHPSWYHVSRLKMAPTPETWTALPLGPTRLRLVRHPVSPPAPPPATQDSPDFPMALPCPRDMAS
- the LOC132488699 gene encoding uncharacterized protein LOC132488699 isoform X3; this translates as MADTVATILLQHIIPRFGLPVSIQSDNGPTFVSQVVQQPGDSVLLKELHPQSLKPRWTGPHTVILTTPMAAKLLGHPSWYHVSRLKMAPTPETWTALPLGPTRLRLVRHPVSPPAPPPATQDSPDFPMALPCPRDMAS